In a single window of the Flavivirga spongiicola genome:
- a CDS encoding phosphoglycerate kinase, with translation MRTLNDFNFENKKALIRVDFNVPLNENFEVTDATRIVSAKPTIIKILEDGGSCILMSHLGRPKGFQDAFSLGHIAEKVEDILGVEVKFIKDCVGAEVEAAAASLEPGQVLLLENLRYYKEETAGDKGFAEQLSKLGDVYVNDAFGTAHRAHASTTIVAEFFPENKCFGSLLAQEIESIEKVMKTGEKPVLAILGGAKVSSKITIIENILDKVDHLIIGGGMSFTFVKAQGGKIGNSICEDDKMPLALDILKQAKEKNVQVHIPVDVIAADDFSNDANTQILDINDIPDGWEGVDAGPKSRAQFHDIVMQSKTILWNGPLGVFEMESFAGGTIELGNSIAEATKNGAFSLVGGGDSVAAVKQFGFENKVSYVSTGGGAMLESLEGKTLPGIAAILE, from the coding sequence ATGAGAACGCTTAACGATTTTAATTTTGAAAATAAAAAAGCATTAATTCGTGTAGACTTTAATGTGCCTTTAAATGAAAATTTTGAAGTAACAGATGCCACAAGAATTGTGTCTGCAAAACCAACTATTATTAAAATTTTAGAAGACGGTGGAAGCTGTATTTTAATGTCGCATTTAGGGAGACCAAAAGGATTTCAAGACGCGTTTTCATTAGGCCATATTGCAGAAAAAGTTGAGGATATTTTAGGGGTTGAAGTAAAGTTTATAAAAGATTGTGTAGGTGCAGAGGTTGAAGCAGCGGCAGCAAGTTTAGAACCAGGACAGGTTTTACTATTAGAAAACCTACGTTATTATAAAGAAGAAACTGCTGGTGATAAAGGTTTTGCAGAGCAACTGTCTAAATTAGGAGATGTTTATGTAAATGATGCTTTTGGGACGGCACATAGAGCGCACGCTTCTACAACTATTGTTGCGGAATTTTTTCCAGAAAATAAATGTTTTGGAAGCCTATTAGCGCAAGAAATAGAAAGTATTGAAAAAGTTATGAAAACAGGAGAAAAACCGGTTTTGGCAATACTTGGCGGAGCTAAAGTGTCATCTAAAATCACAATAATAGAGAACATTTTAGATAAAGTAGATCACTTAATTATTGGTGGCGGTATGTCGTTTACCTTCGTTAAGGCGCAAGGCGGGAAAATCGGTAATTCTATTTGCGAAGATGATAAAATGCCATTGGCTTTAGATATCTTAAAACAAGCAAAAGAGAAAAATGTCCAAGTACATATCCCTGTAGATGTTATTGCAGCGGATGATTTTAGTAATGATGCCAATACACAAATCTTAGATATAAACGATATTCCAGATGGTTGGGAAGGTGTTGATGCCGGGCCAAAATCAAGAGCTCAATTTCACGATATCGTGATGCAGTCTAAAACCATACTTTGGAATGGTCCGTTAGGTGTTTTCGAAATGGAAAGTTTTGCCGGTGGGACTATAGAATTAGGAAATTCTATTGCTGAAGCTACTAAAAATGGTGCATTTTCATTAGTTGGAGGCGGTGATTCCGTTGCAGCAGTGAAACAATTTGGATTCGAAAATAAAGTAAGTTACGTAAGTACAGGAGGCGGAGCCATGCTTGAGAGTCTAGAAGGTAAAACATTACCTGGAATAGCCGCCATTTTAGAATAA
- a CDS encoding M23 family metallopeptidase: MEENKKPKKIKRKLLDKYRMVILNENTFEERISFKLTRLNVFVLGSLVAIFLIALTYILIAFTPLREYIPGYSSTALKKQATELNYKTDSLQRIIAMNELYYTSIKKVLKGDVSASDFNKDSIIEAVRTEASEVDFAPTLEDSILREKVDKEDKYNLFESATSSTNFVLFPPANGTISEPYNLKEKHYAVDIVLAKDTPIKATADGIVIFAEWTVSTGYVIIIEHSYGLISVYKHNAALTKIQGDLVKAGEVIATAGNTGELSTGPHLHFELWNDGYPINPTNFIDFK, translated from the coding sequence ATGGAAGAAAATAAGAAACCTAAAAAGATAAAACGAAAATTATTAGATAAGTATCGCATGGTCATACTTAATGAGAATACGTTTGAAGAGCGCATATCTTTTAAGTTAACACGACTAAATGTTTTTGTTTTAGGCTCATTGGTAGCTATCTTTTTAATAGCTTTAACATATATATTAATAGCCTTTACGCCGCTTAGGGAATATATTCCTGGGTATTCGTCAACGGCTTTAAAAAAGCAAGCCACAGAATTAAATTACAAAACAGATTCATTGCAACGGATTATTGCTATGAATGAACTATATTATACTTCTATAAAAAAAGTATTAAAAGGAGATGTAAGCGCAAGTGATTTTAATAAAGATTCTATTATAGAAGCCGTTAGGACAGAAGCAAGTGAAGTCGATTTTGCTCCTACGTTAGAAGATTCAATTTTAAGAGAGAAAGTAGATAAAGAAGACAAATATAACTTGTTTGAATCTGCTACATCTTCAACTAATTTTGTGTTATTTCCACCAGCAAATGGTACGATAAGTGAACCATATAATTTAAAAGAAAAACATTACGCCGTCGATATTGTATTAGCGAAAGACACCCCTATAAAAGCGACTGCAGATGGTATTGTGATTTTTGCAGAATGGACAGTTAGTACAGGATATGTTATTATTATAGAACATAGCTATGGGTTAATTTCTGTTTATAAGCACAATGCGGCTCTAACAAAAATACAAGGCGATTTGGTTAAAGCAGGAGAAGTTATTGCGACAGCAGGAAATACAGGAGAGCTATCTACTGGTCCTCATTTACATTTCGAGCTTTGGAACGACGGTTACCCTATTAATCCGACAAATTTTATAGATTTTAAATGA
- a CDS encoding lytic transglycosylase domain-containing protein, giving the protein MAFRFLTIILFLNIGTCFSQVKHTASSQKEAVKDSLIDGKSHIVKSIKAQVDSTSIKNLEDNELAAKFDEKWFEEMYSNILFDTIYKSVTELTFEAVDYPELPTDTLKARLKELDARTPFNVEYNPALESVIKSYLKHRRKSIQKLITLSGFYFPMFERELDNHDIPLEIKYLAIVESALKPRAKSRVGATGLWQFMFSTGKMYGLDVSSYVDERSDPIKSTEAAAKYLSKLYEIFGDWDLALAAYNSGPGNVTKAIRRSGGYQNYWNIRHNLPRETAGYLPAFLANMYIFEYAKEHGFKQYKPKVAYFETDTIRVKHMITLDQVSEVTGTPIEELQFLNPSYKLDIIPIIKDENYVLRLPIDVIGDFVNNEEEIYAFAKSEFDRREKPLPQFFNATDRVRYKVRSGDFLGKISRRYGVRVSDIKKWNGLRSNNLRIGQRLTIYPRKPYVAPPTSVKKPAKIKPITGDVITYVVENGDSLWSISQKFPGVSVQNIKDWNGISGNKLKPGMKLKISKG; this is encoded by the coding sequence ATGGCTTTTCGTTTTCTTACAATTATATTATTCCTAAATATTGGAACTTGTTTTTCACAGGTTAAACATACTGCTTCTTCACAAAAAGAAGCGGTTAAAGATTCTTTAATTGATGGAAAATCTCATATAGTTAAATCTATTAAAGCGCAAGTAGATAGTACTTCAATAAAAAACCTTGAAGATAATGAGCTTGCTGCAAAATTTGATGAAAAATGGTTTGAAGAGATGTATAGTAATATTCTATTCGATACCATATATAAATCTGTTACGGAGTTGACTTTTGAAGCTGTTGATTATCCTGAACTTCCTACCGATACGCTAAAAGCACGCTTAAAAGAATTAGATGCCAGAACACCTTTTAATGTGGAATATAACCCTGCATTAGAAAGCGTTATTAAATCATATTTAAAACATAGAAGAAAATCTATTCAAAAGCTAATTACGTTAAGTGGTTTTTATTTTCCTATGTTCGAACGTGAGCTTGATAATCATGATATTCCTTTAGAAATAAAATATTTGGCTATTGTAGAATCTGCGCTAAAACCCAGAGCTAAATCTAGAGTAGGTGCTACAGGGTTGTGGCAGTTTATGTTTAGCACTGGCAAAATGTATGGATTGGATGTCAGTAGTTATGTCGATGAACGTAGCGATCCTATTAAATCTACAGAAGCAGCAGCAAAATATTTATCGAAACTTTATGAGATTTTTGGAGACTGGGATTTAGCTTTAGCAGCATATAATTCAGGGCCAGGAAATGTTACAAAGGCCATTAGACGTTCGGGTGGTTACCAAAATTATTGGAATATAAGACATAACTTACCGCGTGAAACAGCTGGATACTTGCCAGCATTTTTGGCTAATATGTATATTTTTGAATATGCAAAAGAACATGGTTTTAAACAATATAAACCAAAAGTGGCTTATTTCGAAACAGATACAATTAGAGTAAAACATATGATTACCCTGGATCAGGTTTCAGAAGTTACCGGTACACCTATTGAAGAACTTCAGTTTTTAAACCCATCATATAAATTAGATATTATTCCAATTATTAAAGACGAAAATTATGTTTTAAGATTGCCTATAGATGTTATAGGAGATTTTGTTAATAATGAAGAGGAAATTTATGCGTTTGCTAAGTCTGAATTTGATCGGCGTGAAAAACCACTACCTCAATTTTTTAATGCAACCGATAGAGTACGGTATAAAGTAAGATCTGGAGATTTTTTAGGAAAAATTTCCAGAAGATATGGAGTTAGGGTTAGTGATATTAAAAAATGGAATGGTTTAAGAAGTAATAATTTAAGAATAGGACAACGCTTAACTATTTACCCGAGGAAACCATATGTTGCTCCACCAACTTCAGTAAAAAAACCGGCAAAAATTAAGCCTATTACAGGAGATGTAATTACCTATGTTGTTGAAAATGGAGATTCTTTATGGAGTATTTCACAAAAATTTCCAGGGGTTTCTGTTCAAAATATTAAAGATTGGAATGGTATTAGTGGTAATAAATTAAAACCGGGAATGAAACTTAAAATATCGAAAGGTTAA
- a CDS encoding GH3 auxin-responsive promoter family protein: protein MLSLKSALAKPFAKRVYKSIQKWAYSPVETQEKVFQNLISKATSTEFGKDHDFISINTYEDFVKRVPIRDYEALKSYVEKAVAGEENILWQGKPIYFAKTSGTTSGSKYIPITKESMPAHVEAARNAILMYIHETGNSKFVDGKMIFLQGSPILNKQNGIQLGRLSGIVAHYVPKYLQKNRLPSWETNCIEDWETKVDAIVEETLPEDMTIISGIPSWVQMYFEKLQQKTGKKVGDIFKNFNLFIFGGVNYEPYRAKFENLIGRCVDSIELYPASEGFFAFQDTQKEKGMLLQLNSGIFYEFVKAEEFFDENPRRITIEDVEIGINYVMIISTNAGLWAYNIGDTVQFTSTVPYRVIVSGRIKHFISAFGEHVIGKEVEQAMQEALLNSSISVSEFTVAPQINPKKGLPYHEWFIEFENEPEDVLGLARKIDESLQRQNSYYFDLIDGKVLQSLKITKVRKGGFQDYMKSIGKLGGQNKLPRLSNDRKIVERFSCEE, encoded by the coding sequence ATGTTATCATTAAAATCTGCATTAGCAAAACCATTTGCAAAGCGTGTTTATAAAAGCATTCAAAAATGGGCCTATAGCCCTGTTGAAACCCAAGAAAAAGTGTTTCAGAATTTAATATCAAAAGCAACTAGCACTGAGTTTGGTAAAGATCACGATTTTATAAGTATAAATACTTATGAAGATTTTGTAAAAAGAGTTCCAATTAGAGATTATGAAGCACTTAAGTCGTATGTAGAAAAAGCAGTAGCGGGAGAAGAGAATATTCTTTGGCAAGGAAAGCCTATTTATTTTGCTAAAACATCTGGAACTACTTCAGGATCTAAATACATTCCTATCACTAAAGAAAGCATGCCTGCTCACGTTGAGGCAGCCCGGAATGCTATTTTAATGTATATACATGAAACTGGAAACAGTAAGTTTGTAGATGGAAAGATGATTTTTCTTCAAGGAAGCCCAATTTTAAATAAACAAAATGGGATTCAGTTAGGTAGGCTTTCTGGCATTGTAGCACATTACGTTCCTAAATATCTTCAAAAAAACAGACTTCCCTCCTGGGAAACTAATTGTATTGAAGATTGGGAAACAAAAGTAGATGCTATCGTTGAGGAAACATTGCCTGAGGATATGACTATAATTTCAGGTATTCCTTCTTGGGTGCAAATGTATTTTGAAAAGCTTCAACAAAAAACAGGTAAAAAAGTAGGTGATATTTTTAAAAATTTTAATCTTTTTATTTTTGGAGGTGTTAATTATGAACCCTATAGGGCTAAATTTGAAAACTTAATAGGAAGGTGTGTCGATAGCATAGAATTATATCCAGCCAGTGAAGGCTTTTTTGCATTTCAAGATACCCAAAAGGAAAAAGGGATGTTACTGCAATTGAATTCTGGAATTTTTTATGAATTTGTTAAAGCAGAAGAATTCTTTGATGAAAACCCAAGAAGAATTACCATTGAAGATGTTGAAATTGGTATAAATTATGTGATGATTATTTCCACTAATGCAGGTCTTTGGGCCTATAATATTGGAGATACGGTACAGTTTACTTCAACAGTCCCGTATAGAGTTATTGTTTCCGGGCGCATTAAACATTTTATTTCGGCTTTTGGTGAACACGTAATTGGTAAAGAAGTGGAACAAGCGATGCAAGAAGCGCTTTTAAATTCAAGTATAAGTGTGTCGGAGTTTACGGTGGCACCTCAAATAAATCCAAAAAAAGGGTTGCCATACCATGAATGGTTTATAGAATTTGAAAATGAACCTGAAGATGTTTTAGGTTTAGCTAGAAAAATTGATGAATCACTTCAAAGACAAAATTCATATTATTTCGATTTAATAGACGGGAAAGTGTTGCAATCACTAAAAATAACAAAGGTTAGAAAAGGCGGTTTTCAGGATTATATGAAGTCTATTGGAAAGTTGGGAGGACAGAATAAGTTACCAAGATTATCAAATGACAGAAAAATAGTTGAGAGGTTTTCTTGCGAAGAATAA
- the tatA gene encoding twin-arginine translocase TatA/TatE family subunit, with protein MSLYMLPLAIGPWQIALIVLAVLLLFGGKKIPELMRGLGSGIKEFKDASKEEEETKEDKKE; from the coding sequence ATGAGTTTATATATGTTACCGTTAGCGATTGGACCATGGCAAATAGCATTAATAGTACTTGCTGTTTTGTTATTGTTTGGTGGGAAAAAAATTCCAGAATTAATGCGTGGATTAGGTAGTGGCATTAAAGAGTTTAAAGATGCCAGTAAAGAAGAAGAAGAAACAAAAGAAGATAAAAAAGAGTAA
- a CDS encoding DUF4837 family protein produces MRHILFLALLFFFSCGDKKSSNEKFLLDSSGSINNVSVVVKNELWNGSIGETIRMVLAKPIYGLPQDEPTFTISQIPPAVFSGFVTKNRTVLKIEMNKEAGIEVLKDVYAKPQKVITISGKTKQDVIDLITQNKVRLIETFKNEEIAERQRQMAKSPHKFKSIQEKLDLSIKFQSVYRIAKETDNFFWIRKDITTGTTNLMIYELPLDAIKRNDSVVNQIIKIRDSIGKVHIEGPVEGSYMVTENAYTPFHGEIVLDNKPTLETKGIWDIKNAFMGGPFINYAIEDKINKRWVVVEGFAFAPSVEKRNYMLELEAIIKSVKID; encoded by the coding sequence ATGAGGCATATTCTTTTTTTAGCATTATTATTCTTTTTTTCTTGTGGAGATAAAAAGTCTTCAAATGAGAAATTTCTTTTGGACTCTTCTGGTAGTATAAACAATGTTTCTGTTGTTGTTAAAAATGAATTATGGAACGGTAGTATTGGAGAAACGATAAGGATGGTACTTGCTAAACCGATTTATGGTTTACCACAGGACGAACCTACATTTACAATTAGCCAAATACCTCCAGCTGTTTTTTCTGGCTTTGTAACTAAAAACAGAACCGTTTTAAAGATAGAAATGAACAAGGAGGCAGGCATTGAGGTTTTAAAAGATGTGTATGCTAAACCCCAGAAAGTTATAACAATTTCTGGTAAAACAAAACAAGACGTTATTGATTTGATTACCCAAAATAAGGTGAGGCTAATTGAAACTTTTAAGAATGAAGAGATTGCCGAAAGACAGCGTCAAATGGCTAAATCTCCTCATAAATTTAAATCTATTCAAGAAAAACTGGACCTAAGTATAAAGTTTCAATCTGTATATCGAATTGCAAAAGAAACTGACAATTTTTTTTGGATTCGTAAAGACATCACAACAGGTACTACCAATTTAATGATTTATGAACTGCCCCTTGATGCTATTAAAAGAAATGATAGTGTCGTAAACCAAATAATTAAAATTCGAGATTCTATTGGAAAAGTTCATATTGAAGGTCCCGTGGAAGGTTCTTATATGGTTACCGAAAATGCCTACACCCCTTTTCATGGTGAAATAGTTTTAGATAACAAACCCACTTTAGAAACAAAAGGTATTTGGGATATAAAAAATGCTTTTATGGGAGGACCATTTATTAATTATGCCATTGAAGATAAAATTAATAAAAGATGGGTGGTTGTTGAAGGTTTTGCCTTTGCACCATCTGTGGAGAAACGTAACTATATGCTGGAGTTAGAGGCCATTATTAAATCTGTCAAAATTGATTAA